From a region of the Desmodus rotundus isolate HL8 chromosome 7, HLdesRot8A.1, whole genome shotgun sequence genome:
- the LOC112301748 gene encoding immunoglobulin iota chain: MSWAPVLLALLTHCTGGGPQPVLNQPPSVSSSLGTTIRLACTLSRDHDVTLYSIYWYQQRPGHPPRFLLRYFSNSEKNRGPKVPPRFSGSKDVTQNTGYLSISELQPEDEAIYFCAVGTQNMEREKMEMEREEEKKPAASVSQEPQDTLTMN; encoded by the exons ATGTCCTGGGCTCCTGTCCTGCTGGCACTCCTCACTCACTGCACAG GTGGTGGTCCTCAGCCAGTGCTGAATCAGCCACCTTCTGTGTCCTCGTCCCTCGGAACCACAATCCGTCTGGCCTGCACCTTGAGCAGGGACCATGACGTCACCTTATACAGCATCTACTGGTACCAGCAGAGGCCAGGCCACCCTCCAAGATTCTTGCTGAGATACTTCTCCAATTCAGAGAAGAATCGGGGCCCCAAGGTTCCCCCACGCTTCTCTGGATCCAAAGATGTGACCCAGAACACAGGGTATTTGAGCATCTCCGAGCTTCAGCCTGAGGATGAGGCTATATATTTCTGTGCCGTGGGGACCCAGAACATGGAGAGGGAGAAGATGGAGATGGAacgggaggaagaaaagaagcctGCTGCTTCGGTGTCCCAGGAACCCCAGGACACGCTTACCATGAACTGA